CAATTTCGCCGCCGGCGGGCCGGTTCTTCATCCGGATTCCCCGGATATGCTAGTGACTCCTATTCTGCCTCATTTGGGGCGCAGTTATAGCCTTGTTGTTCCGGACAGCAAAAAAATCATTCTAAAGGTAAGCACTTTTCACGAAGCGACCCTATGTATTGACGGCCATATCAACCTAGATCTACGCACGGGCGATATTATTCGGGTCAGTATAAGCCACCGAAAATTGCGTTTCCTACGGCTTCGCCCACCGGAATCCTTTTACGCTAACCTCGATAATAAATTGAAGGGCAACCCAAATTGATGAAAGTTGAAAAAGCCACTATCAAAGATGCTCCCCATATACAAAAGTTGGTGAATTCATTTGCGGAACGCGGTCAGATGCTGGCGCGGCCTTTGTCTGAAGTATACGAAAATATCCGTGACTTCTTTGTCGTTCGCAAGGACGGCAATGTTATCGCCTGCGCCGCACTGCATATCAGTTGGGCTGACCTGGCTGAAGTCAAATCTTTAGCGGTCGAGGCATCGCACCACCGCCGCGGAATCGGCGATGCCCTGGTATCGGCCTGCACCGCCGAAGCTGCGAAACTGGGCATATCCACCGTCTTTTGTCTAACTTATCAACCAGTGTTCTTTGGCAAATGCGGCTTTAAAGAAGTTGAAAAAAAGGAACTGCCCCACAAGGTATGGGGTGAATGTTACCGCTGCCCGAAATTTCCGGATTGCGACGAATCCGCGATGACTTTTACAATCGGAGCGACAGCCGGTGTCTAACCGCAATGTGACCAGCGAAATCCTTTCCGACGGCCATTTCCAGGTGCGCCGGGATACTTTCACCGCGTCATCCGGTGTAGTGAAAACCCGGGATGTCGTCGAATACCCCGAAGCGGTGGCGATGGTCGCCATCGATCCCGACGGCAAGCTCATACTGGAGAAACAATACCGTCATGCGGCGGGACGAGAGTTATTAGAGATCCCTGCCGGAGGGATAGAACCGGGAGAAGCGCCAGAAGCCGCTGTCTGCCGCGAGATGCAAGAGGAGACGGGCTACCTTCCTCAAACCGTACAACACCTTACAAGTTTTTATTCCGCGCCGGGGTATTCGACGGAAATCCTACATGTGTATCTAGTCAAGGACCTCGTTGAAAACCCGCTGACCGCTGAAGACTCCGATGAAATCACCTTGTTACGGGTATCAAGAGAGGAAGCGCTGGAATTGATTACCAACGGTACCATCCGGGATGGGAAGAGTATCGCCGGATTGCTTTTTTATTTCAACTCTTACAAGCCAGCCAAGCCTAGAGCCCAATAGGCCATCATCCCCAGCATCACCGATCCGAACAGATTTCTTGCTTTCCAGGCAAAGACGAGAACGATCGCCGCCGATATTAGCAGCCTTGCATCCATGCCAACCCCTCCGCCGTCGACCGCGAACACTGCAGGAATGACCAGTGCCGATAATACTGCAACCGGTACATACTCGAGGAATGACTTGATCCCATCTGGGATAACGATTCGGCTGACTAGGGCCATCGGCAGAAAGCGCGGTAAAAAAGTCACCGCCGTCATCCCTACAAAAATCAAAATCATCTCCGGGCGCATCAGTTTTCCACTTCCAGTTCGGCTGGTGAAACGGGGATTGCCCGCTTTTGAGTCAGCAGCAGGCCAAAAATAGGAGCGATGATCGCGGCGGCAACGATGAAGAGGTTGTTGGGCAGGACGCCTTTTAGTGAAAGAGCGAGGATTCCAGACGCGACTGCTACAAGCAGGTGGATTCTACTCCTGAGTTGAATAACGAGGAGGCAAATAAACAGAGCAGTCATGGCGAACGGGATTCCGAATGAGGCGCTATCAATAACAGAACCGAAGAGAGCTCCAACCAGGGAACCCGTAAACCAGGCAAGCCAGGCAGTCATCTGAAGTCCAATCTGGTAATTGGGGCGTCCGGCGATTTTCGAGGTATCAGCCATCGCCATCGCAAATGATTCATCGGTTAACTGCGATGCCAGCACCACGACCTTCTTGAGCGATAATCCTTTAAAGAAAGGAGCAATAGCCGAACTCATCAGGAGGTGCCGGGAATTGACCGCCAGCGTGGTTAATATGATCGGGATGGCGGCAATGCCCGATGAGAGCATTCCCACCGCTATGAACTGTGAAGCTCCGGCGAAGACGATAAGGCTCATGGCCCCCGTCTCAAACGTCGACAGTCCCGCAGCTCTGGCGAGTACTCCGTAAGCCATGCCTACAGGGAGATAGCCAAGAACGATCGGCAGAGCCGCCTTGATGCCCTGGCGGAAATCACTTGCCAAGCATCAGCTCCATGGTGACGCCGTGGAAAGGCAAACCCGAAACGAAATCAGAAGTCAAGTTGAAGCCAAGGTCTTCATAGAGGTGACCTGCGGCGTCAAGCCCTTCCATTGTCCAAAGCCAAACAATGTCGAACCCGGCATTACGGCAGAAGTTTACTGCGCGAAGCAATAACTCCCGCCCAATGCCACGGTTTTGATAGGCTGAATCCACATGGAACCAACGCAGCCTGGCTCCGGTGCGTTCTTCTTGCGAACCAACGACAGCGATATTTCCAACCATCAAACCATCGACGTGGGCTGTCAGCAGCAGGTCCCGCCCGGGGAGGTAGGAGTCGTGAAAATCACACATCTGGCGCGCCATCATAACCTCGAAGGAAACACCTGGTTTTGCCCAGACTACGTCGTAGTACTCACCCTGCATTTGGATCATGCGGCCGAGATAACCCGGCCGGAAGCCCTCTTCGTAACTTACTTCGGAAGGGACCAATTTAGCCAAGCTCCCCGGATAACTGACGCCCGCCAAGCAGATGGAAGTGCAGGTGCTGAACCACCTGCCCGCCCTCTTTACCCGAATTAACGGCGATTCGATATCCACTTTCGGCGATGCCTTCTTTGCGGGCAAGGTCGTTAGCAACTTCGAATATGTGCGCCACGACGTCGTAATCAATTCCCTTCAGTTCGGTCAGATTGGTGAAGTGTTTCACCGGAATGATCACTATGTGCACAGGGGCTTGCGGATGGATATCCCTGAAAGCTACAGCACTTTCATCTTTATGTAATATAGCGGAAGGGATAGCACCCGAGGCGATCTGACAAAAGATGCAGTTCATTTTGAATCCCCCTATTTATTTGCGGGGCGCTGAGATTCTTCGCTCCGCTCAGAAAGACAAATCAGCTGGTCCGATATTGAGAAGGTCCGATTTTGCAGAAATCGTTGCCCTGCGAATCGACAGCCACTATTGCCGGGAAATTCTCGACCTCCATTTTGAGGACTGCCTCAGTGCCGAGATCTGGATAAGCTACGATTTCGGACGATTTCACTTTAAGAGACAACAATGCGCCTGCGCCTCCAATGGTGATGAGATAAACGCCCCGGTATTTTTTGATGGCCTCGACGACTTGCAGCGACCGGTCGCCCTTGCCCATCATCACACGCAATCCTTCGGTGAGCAGCCGAGGCGTATATTTGTCCATCCGGGCTGAGGTGGTGGGTCCGCAGGCACCGACGATATCCCCGGGTCGCGTGGGTGAAGGCCCCATATAGTAGATTACGGATTTCGAGAGATCGATAGGCAGTTTTTCCCCCCGGTCGAGGGCTTCCACAAACCGCTTGTGCGCCGCGTCACGGGCGGCATAGATTGTGCCGGACAAAAGCAGTTTGTCTCCCGCCCGCAGCTCCGCCACTGTCTTGGCAGTCATCGGCAACTGAATCTTCCGCCAATCGCTCACAACACTACCTCTTTATGCCGAGCACTGTGGCATTGGAGATTAATCGCCACCGGCAGGCTGGCTATGTGGCATGGCATGCTTTCGATGTGTACTGCAAGGGCGGTTACCGTGCCGCCCAACCCGAGAGGCCCAATACCAAGATTATTCACTTTTTCGAGGATTTCAACCTCAAGCGCGGCGGCGTCCGGGTCTGAGCTGGGCTGTCCCACCTTGCGCAACAGCGAACGCTTAGCCACGAGCATCGATTCCTCGGCGGTGCCGCCGATGCCAATACCGAGGATAACCGGGGGACAAGGCTTGCCCCCGGCGTCTTCAACGGCTCGAACTGCCGATTCGATAACCCCGCCTCGGCCCTCGGCCGGCTTGAGCATGAAAAGGCGGCTCATGTTTTCTGCCCCTGAACCCTTGGCCATCAGGCTGATCTTAAGCTTATCGCCGGGAACGATGCGGTAGTGAATTATCGGCGGGGTGTTGTCACAAGTGTTCTTACGCTCAGTGAAGGGGCAGGCGACCATTGAATTGCGAAGATATCCTTCACCATACCCCCGGCGCACACCCTCCGTAACAGCCTCGTCAAGGTCACCGCCTACGACATGGATATCCTGACCGATATCGAGAAAAACCACCGCCACCCCACAGTCCTGACAAAGGGGCTTTTTTATCTTCGGTGCCTGTCGGGCGTTCTCAACAAGGAACTCAAGTATCTCGCGCCCAAGAGTCGATTTCTCTGTTTCCTTTGCTCCTAGAAGCGCCGCCAGCACGTCTTGTGCCATCTCGTAATTAGCTTCTTCGGCTAAACAGGCAATCGAAGTAGAAATAATAGAAGCATGGATTTCACGCATGTCGATATTATATGGCAGGCGCACTGGAGCTGTCATTGCGAGATGGTTCAACACCGACAAGCCCACTGTTTGAAGCTTGGAATACTTGCGAATTCTTTATTTGGGTAATGCAGATATGGTTTTTCGAACAGCCTCGGCTGAAACCTTCAATGCCGCCAATTCTTCTGCATTAAGAGGGAGTTCTACGATTTTTTTGATGCCGCCGCGGCCAAGTTCCACGGGAACTCCGATCACAACATCGGATAGCCCATATTCTCCATCAAGCAGGGCTGCGCAGTTCATTATCATCCCAGAATCAGTGGCGACCGCGCTTACCATATGAGCGACAGAAGCCGAAGGGGCATAGAAAGCCGAACTGGTTTTCATGATGGACACAATCTCGGCGCCGCCGTTAACCGTTCGCTCAGCAAGAGTCTTTTGTTTAGAATCGTCAACGAGTTCCGAGAGCGGTTTGCCATTAACAATTGTAAAACGAGGATACACCACCATACTGCCGCCGTGTTCGCCCATGACGCATGGCGTCACGTCGGAGGCGTTGACGTTTAATTCTTCTGCAACGAAAGCTGCCAATCTGCCTCCGTCCAAGACTCCTGACAGGCCGAATACCCGATCTCGTGGCAGGTTGCTGACTTTCAGCGCCAGGTATGTCATGGTGTCTACCGGATTGGTGACGATGATAAACATTGCGTGAGGTGATAGAGCCAGTGACTTTTCGATGACCTCGCGAACTATCTTGGCGTTGATGCCGACCAGTTCGTCCCGGGACATACCGGGTTTACGGGCGATACCTGCAGTGATGACCACGATATCGGATCCGGAAGTAACGTCGTAAGAATTCGAACCGACTATCTTGTGAGTAAATCCGATCATATTGGCTGACTGCCTCATATCGAGGGTCTTACCTTGCGGGATTCCCTCAATGACATCAACAAGCGCGACATCGGCGAAATTTTTCTCAATAAGGCGCTGTGCCAGGGTGGCGCCGACATTGCCGGCGCCGACAACGGTGATTTTCATGCTTTTACTTCCTTTGAAGTAATTTCTTGAATTCTTCGTCGGAAATGCAGGCGTCATCGAGTAAGGCGTCCACAGTTCCCGAGTCGAGTGTTTGATTATCCGGGATTATCAGGGTGGTAAAAGGCTCCTTCCGCTGTAGGGCGATATGATGGCCTTTCTTGTAACTCACATTGAAACCGGCTTTTTGCATGAGCCGGGACATTGCGTTGCCGGTGAGTCCTCTGGCATTCAAGGTCACTTGGCGGTGACCTCTATTTGGAGGTAGTCACGGCCGACTTCAATCGGAATCGTAAATCCCCCTTCGATCAGGGACTCGATGTAAGCCTCCGCTGCCTCTTTGACGTTCTTCATAGCGTCAATCCTGGTTTTACCTTGTGAAACACACCCCTTGAGTGCCGGCACTTTGGCAATAAAGCCCGCTTCTCGGCCTTTTTCAATAATAACGGTGTATTTCATTTTTGCCCCAAATCTGCCCGATTTCCGGGGGATGCCGTCTTACAATCGGGCTATTATAGCATCTGCCACCTGCGACGTCCCGACTGCCAAGCACTGTTTTTCCGGCGGTAAAAGATCATAGGTGACGCTCGCACCATCGGCTATTACCGAGGCGATGGCTTTCTCCAACCGATCGGCAGCTGTAGGCTCATTCAGGTGACGCAACATCAGCACACCTGAGAGCATCATGGCCATAGGGTTGACCTTGTTCATGCCTTTGTATTTGGGTGCGCTGCCATGGGTTGGCTCAAAGACAGCATATTGGTCGCCGATATTGCCGCCCGGCGCAACACCCAGACCGCCCACAAGCCCGGCGCAAAGATCAGACAAAATATCGCCGTAGAGGTTGGGACAGACAAGAACATCGAATTGCTGTGGGTTCTTGACCAGTTGCATAGTCATGTTGTCCACGATGCGATCTTCGAACTCGATTTCTGGGTAAGAGGTAGCCACATCGCGGGCGACTGCCAGAAACAGGCCGTCGGAGAATTTCAAAATATTGGCCTTATGTACCGCCGTGACTTTCTTCCGTCCGTAACGCCGGGCATATTCGAAGGCGTACTTCACAATGCGGCGGGTGCCGGTTTCCGAAATCATCTTGATGGAAAAACCGGCATCCTCACGGATCAGTTTCTCTCCTTTGTCCTTGAGCATCTGCTTCAGCTTTTCAGCCCATTCGGTGCCGCGTTCGAATTCGATTCCAGCGTAAAGATCTTCCATATTTTCGCGGACAATGACTAAATCGACTTTATCATAGCGGGATGGGATCCCCTCGTAGCTCTTGCACGGCCGTAAACAAGTGTAAAGATCAAGAGCCTTTCGAATGGCGACATTGACGCTGCGAAAACCGCTACCGACGGGGGTGGTGATGGGCCCTTTGATGGCCACCTTGTTCTTTCTGATCGATTCAAGAACATTGTCAGGTAGGGGAGTCCCGTACTGAGCGATGACGTCGCTACCGGCGTGAACCACTTCCCAATGGAACTTGATTCCGGTGGCTTCCAGGACGCGCCGGGTGGCATCAGAGATTTCAGGACCGATGCCATCACCGGGAATTAGAGTTACATTATGAACCATTGTGCTCCTTCAATTACTGCCGAAAATCGAGATTCTTGCCTGCTCTAATAATGACAGTTTGTTTAAATCTTAAAATCGCCGTGTTTTTTGATATAAGGCATCAAGCCGCCTTCGTTAAGGATGGATAACATGGCGTCCGGAATTTTACCGAATGTCAGCGTTTCCCCGTTTGTCCGGTCATGGATAGTGCCGCTGGTGAGATCTACATCGAGTTCGTCGCCATCGTTTATTCGATCGGTGTCGCAGATCAAAATCGGCAATCCGACGTTGATCGAATTGCGGAAAAAGATACGGGCAACCGACTTGGCGAGAACGGCAGAAACTCCTGCCATTTTAAGAATCACCGGTGCGTGTTCGCGACTTGAACCAAGACCGAAATTGCTGCCGCCAACAACGAAATCACCTGGCTTCACTCTCGCCGAAAAAGTTGGATCGGCATCCTCCATGACGTGCTTGGCGAGTTCCGGCAGATTGCTCCGCAGATGCACCAGGCGCCCGGGGGCGATTAAGTCAGTGGAAATATCATCGCCGAATTTGAAGGCTTTGCCCGTGAGCATGTTATGCTACCTCCCGAGGATCGGTGATAACGCCGGTAATGGCGGAAGCGGCGGCTGTCGGTGTGCTTGAAAGGAAAATCAATCCTTCCGGATTGCCCATGCGCCCGAGAAAGTTGCGATTGGCGGTGGAAAGGCAGGTCTCTCCATCCCCGAGGACGCCCTGGTGGACGCCGAGACAACCCGCACAACCAGGCGGCAATATAAGGGCGCCTGCCTCTACCAGGTCCTGGATATATCCCATACGCATGCCTGCCAACATGATTTGGGGGGAAGCCGGGGCGACGAGAAGGCGGGTCGCCGGGTTGCGTCGTTTGCCGCGGAGGATGTCGGCTGCAAGTTTCAAGTCTTCCAGACGGCCATTGGTGCACGTGCCTATGAAAACTTGATCCACCTTCGTCCCCTTAACCTCATCGATAATGGCTGTGTTGTCCACAGTGTGAGGTTTGGCAACCGTTGGTTCAAGTTTGGAGAGGTCTATTTCTATTAACCGCTCGTATGCCGCATCAGCATCGGCAAAAAGGAAGCGGTGATCTGCTTTGCGACCTTGTTGATTGAGATATTCGAGGGTGGCGTCATCCGATGGGAAAATGCCTACCTTAGCGCCAGCTTCGACGGCCATATTGGCGATAGTCAAACGGTCAGATACAGGTAGAGTACGCAAGCCTTCCCCACCGAACTCAAGAGCTTGATAGGTAGCACCGTCTGCACCGATACTGCCGATAAGATGGAGGATGACATCCTTGGCGGTCACGTATTTTTGGAGCTTACCAGTAAGGCGGATGTAGAATGTTTCCGGAACGCGGAACCAGGTCTTTCCCAGGCCAAAAGCCGCGGCTACATCTGAAGATCCCATGCCCGTAGCGAAAGCGCCAAGCCCGCCT
This is a stretch of genomic DNA from Dehalogenimonas etheniformans. It encodes these proteins:
- a CDS encoding 3-isopropylmalate dehydratase small subunit; the protein is MLTGKAFKFGDDISTDLIAPGRLVHLRSNLPELAKHVMEDADPTFSARVKPGDFVVGGSNFGLGSSREHAPVILKMAGVSAVLAKSVARIFFRNSINVGLPILICDTDRINDGDELDVDLTSGTIHDRTNGETLTFGKIPDAMLSILNEGGLMPYIKKHGDFKI
- a CDS encoding AzlC family ABC transporter permease produces the protein MASDFRQGIKAALPIVLGYLPVGMAYGVLARAAGLSTFETGAMSLIVFAGASQFIAVGMLSSGIAAIPIILTTLAVNSRHLLMSSAIAPFFKGLSLKKVVVLASQLTDESFAMAMADTSKIAGRPNYQIGLQMTAWLAWFTGSLVGALFGSVIDSASFGIPFAMTALFICLLVIQLRSRIHLLVAVASGILALSLKGVLPNNLFIVAAAIIAPIFGLLLTQKRAIPVSPAELEVEN
- a CDS encoding Fe-S-containing hydro-lyase; this encodes MSDWRKIQLPMTAKTVAELRAGDKLLLSGTIYAARDAAHKRFVEALDRGEKLPIDLSKSVIYYMGPSPTRPGDIVGACGPTTSARMDKYTPRLLTEGLRVMMGKGDRSLQVVEAIKKYRGVYLITIGGAGALLSLKVKSSEIVAYPDLGTEAVLKMEVENFPAIVAVDSQGNDFCKIGPSQYRTS
- a CDS encoding type II toxin-antitoxin system HicB family antitoxin; its protein translation is MKYTVIIEKGREAGFIAKVPALKGCVSQGKTRIDAMKNVKEAAEAYIESLIEGGFTIPIEVGRDYLQIEVTAK
- a CDS encoding isocitrate/isopropylmalate dehydrogenase family protein gives rise to the protein MVHNVTLIPGDGIGPEISDATRRVLEATGIKFHWEVVHAGSDVIAQYGTPLPDNVLESIRKNKVAIKGPITTPVGSGFRSVNVAIRKALDLYTCLRPCKSYEGIPSRYDKVDLVIVRENMEDLYAGIEFERGTEWAEKLKQMLKDKGEKLIREDAGFSIKMISETGTRRIVKYAFEYARRYGRKKVTAVHKANILKFSDGLFLAVARDVATSYPEIEFEDRIVDNMTMQLVKNPQQFDVLVCPNLYGDILSDLCAGLVGGLGVAPGGNIGDQYAVFEPTHGSAPKYKGMNKVNPMAMMLSGVLMLRHLNEPTAADRLEKAIASVIADGASVTYDLLPPEKQCLAVGTSQVADAIIARL
- a CDS encoding NUDIX hydrolase; this translates as MSNRNVTSEILSDGHFQVRRDTFTASSGVVKTRDVVEYPEAVAMVAIDPDGKLILEKQYRHAAGRELLEIPAGGIEPGEAPEAAVCREMQEETGYLPQTVQHLTSFYSAPGYSTEILHVYLVKDLVENPLTAEDSDEITLLRVSREEALELITNGTIRDGKSIAGLLFYFNSYKPAKPRAQ
- a CDS encoding histidine triad nucleotide-binding protein; the protein is MNCIFCQIASGAIPSAILHKDESAVAFRDIHPQAPVHIVIIPVKHFTNLTELKGIDYDVVAHIFEVANDLARKEGIAESGYRIAVNSGKEGGQVVQHLHFHLLGGRQLSGELG
- a CDS encoding N-acetyltransferase; its protein translation is MKVEKATIKDAPHIQKLVNSFAERGQMLARPLSEVYENIRDFFVVRKDGNVIACAALHISWADLAEVKSLAVEASHHRRGIGDALVSACTAEAAKLGISTVFCLTYQPVFFGKCGFKEVEKKELPHKVWGECYRCPKFPDCDESAMTFTIGATAGV
- a CDS encoding 3-isopropylmalate dehydratase large subunit — encoded protein: MSKTLAEKILSEKTKQDVKPGDIVVSPVDWALVQDTTGPLTVREFLGLGLPKLANPSHTIMFIDHAAPSPQKQLSCDHTFLRKFAKDYGAVLSDVGEGVCHQIMAEKYARPGDVIVGADSHTVTAGGLGAFATGMGSSDVAAAFGLGKTWFRVPETFYIRLTGKLQKYVTAKDVILHLIGSIGADGATYQALEFGGEGLRTLPVSDRLTIANMAVEAGAKVGIFPSDDATLEYLNQQGRKADHRFLFADADAAYERLIEIDLSKLEPTVAKPHTVDNTAIIDEVKGTKVDQVFIGTCTNGRLEDLKLAADILRGKRRNPATRLLVAPASPQIMLAGMRMGYIQDLVEAGALILPPGCAGCLGVHQGVLGDGETCLSTANRNFLGRMGNPEGLIFLSSTPTAAASAITGVITDPREVA
- the mdh gene encoding malate dehydrogenase; this translates as MKITVVGAGNVGATLAQRLIEKNFADVALVDVIEGIPQGKTLDMRQSANMIGFTHKIVGSNSYDVTSGSDIVVITAGIARKPGMSRDELVGINAKIVREVIEKSLALSPHAMFIIVTNPVDTMTYLALKVSNLPRDRVFGLSGVLDGGRLAAFVAEELNVNASDVTPCVMGEHGGSMVVYPRFTIVNGKPLSELVDDSKQKTLAERTVNGGAEIVSIMKTSSAFYAPSASVAHMVSAVATDSGMIMNCAALLDGEYGLSDVVIGVPVELGRGGIKKIVELPLNAEELAALKVSAEAVRKTISALPK
- a CDS encoding fumarate hydratase, yielding MREIHASIISTSIACLAEEANYEMAQDVLAALLGAKETEKSTLGREILEFLVENARQAPKIKKPLCQDCGVAVVFLDIGQDIHVVGGDLDEAVTEGVRRGYGEGYLRNSMVACPFTERKNTCDNTPPIIHYRIVPGDKLKISLMAKGSGAENMSRLFMLKPAEGRGGVIESAVRAVEDAGGKPCPPVILGIGIGGTAEESMLVAKRSLLRKVGQPSSDPDAAALEVEILEKVNNLGIGPLGLGGTVTALAVHIESMPCHIASLPVAINLQCHSARHKEVVL
- a CDS encoding type II toxin-antitoxin system HicA family toxin; translation: MTLNARGLTGNAMSRLMQKAGFNVSYKKGHHIALQRKEPFTTLIIPDNQTLDSGTVDALLDDACISDEEFKKLLQRK
- a CDS encoding GNAT family N-acetyltransferase — encoded protein: MAKLVPSEVSYEEGFRPGYLGRMIQMQGEYYDVVWAKPGVSFEVMMARQMCDFHDSYLPGRDLLLTAHVDGLMVGNIAVVGSQEERTGARLRWFHVDSAYQNRGIGRELLLRAVNFCRNAGFDIVWLWTMEGLDAAGHLYEDLGFNLTSDFVSGLPFHGVTMELMLGK
- a CDS encoding AzlD domain-containing protein; this encodes MIFVGMTAVTFLPRFLPMALVSRIVIPDGIKSFLEYVPVAVLSALVIPAVFAVDGGGVGMDARLLISAAIVLVFAWKARNLFGSVMLGMMAYWALGLAGL